In the Helianthus annuus cultivar XRQ/B chromosome 11, HanXRQr2.0-SUNRISE, whole genome shotgun sequence genome, one interval contains:
- the LOC110890126 gene encoding probable LRR receptor-like serine/threonine-protein kinase At1g56140 isoform X2: MFSQWRIEESKVANMRWNLSGEPCSGAAVDSTTFDNDSYNPGIKCDCNFPNSICHIIQLRVYSMDAVGPIPEGLWTLVYLTNLDLRQNHLTGPLSPSVRNLTRMQWLTMGINALSRELPPELGQLSDLRLLGIGTNNFNGSLPSELGNLRRLQQLYIDSSGVGGEIPPSFASLQNLVTVWASDNAFTGRIPDFIGNWTQLESLRFEGNSFEGSIPPSFSRLTSLQDLRISGLSNGTMDFIRDLKSLGVLVLRNNRLSGSIPTDIGEHHNLTRLDLSFNNLNGQIPRGLFNLSQLSFLFLGNNSLNGALPDVKSASLRNIDVSYNELSGTLPSWVNETNLQLNLVVNNFTLGDLGNSGLPSGLECLQRNFPCARGSPRYSDFGINCGGPPITSSNQLLHEEDTEALGAATYYVTSERRWGVSNVGQRDNPRYMVSSSSQFTNTLDSELFQTARLSAGSLRYYGLGLENGNYTVTIQFAELEIEDGHTWKSTGRRVFDIYLQGNLVFQDFDIRKAAGGAAFRPVSRQATVQVTDNYLEIHLLWSGKGTCCVPLQGTFGPLISAISATPNFRPSVSNTPPSTKKNRKSRTGLIIGIVVPLAVVIFLSLLALYIFRQRRKKLDAYYNFEEFLGIDAKPDTFGYGELRDATDDFSPENKLGEGGFGPVYKGTLNDGRVIAVKQLSVASHQGKGQFVAEISTISAVQHRNLVKLYGCCIEGDKRLLVYEFLENKSLDQALFGDNRLSLSWATRFEICLGIARGLAYLHEESRMRVVHRDIKASNILLDSELNPKISDFGLAKLYDDKKTHMSTRVAGTIGYLAPEYAMRGHLTEKADVFGFGVLALEIISGRPNSDSTLEDEKIYLLEWAWNLHETNSEVELVDEELAEFDENEVKRVTRIALLCTQTSPMQRPSMSRVVVMLSGDIEASGVITRPGYLNGFNFKDTTTFKSAASTLGTDSTPSTRQSTVSSSSPENPSKPMLHNIIGEGR; this comes from the exons ATGTTCAGCCAATGGAGGATAGAAGAAAGTAAAGTAGCAAACATGAGATGGAACCTAAGCGGAGAACCGTGCAGCGGTGCTGCGGTGGACTCTACCACCTTCGATAACGACTCTTACAATCCTGGCATCAAATGTGATTGTAATTTCCCCAATTCTATTTGCCACATCATTCAACT AAGAGTTTATTCAATGGACGCGGTGGGCCCAATCCCAGAAGGACTCTGGACTTTGGTTTACCTTACCAATCT AGATTTGCGCCAGAACCACTTGACTGGTCCCTTGTCACCTTCAGTTCGCAATTTAACTCGGATGCAGTGGCT GACTATGGGCATCAATGCTTTATCTAGGGAGCTTCCACCAGAGCTAGGACAGCTTTCAGACCTCAGATTGCT GGGAATTGGCACTAACAATTTCAATGGTTCCCTGCCATCTGAACTTGGAAATTTGCGAAGATTACAACAGCT TTACATTGATAGTTCTGGAGTGGGCGGTGAAATACCTCCTTCATTTGCTAGTCTACAGAACCTGGTTACAGT ATGGGCTTCTGATAATGCATTCACTGGGAGAATACCTGACTTTATAGGGAATTGGACACAGTTAGAGTCATT GAGGTTTGAGGGCAACTCTTTTGAAGGTTCAATACCACCTTCATTTTCTAGACTTACCTCTTTGCAGGACTT GAGGATAAGTGGTTTATCTAATGGAACTATGGACTTTATAAGGGATTTGAAGTCCCTTGGTGTTCT GGTTTTGAGGAATAACAGACTTTCTGGCTCTATTCCGACTGACATTGGAGAACATCATAATCTGACACGACT GGATTTGAGTTTCAACAATTTGAATGGACAGATTCCAAGAGGGTTGTTCAACTTGAGTCAACTCTCTTTCTT GTTTCTTGGAAACAATAGCTTAAATGGTGCCCTTCCCGATGTAAAGAGCGCAAGTCTCAGAAATAT TGATGTGTCATACAATGAACTATCTGGAACACTTCCTTCTTGGGTCAATGAGACAAACCTACAACT TAACTTAGTTGTGAACAATTTCACTTTAGGAGATTTAGGAAACAGTGGTTTACCTTCAGGCTTAGAGTGTCTCCAAAGGAATTTCCCTTGTGCTCGTGGGTCCCCAAGAT ATAGTGACTTTGGAATAAATTGTGGTGGTCCTCCAATCACATCATCTAACCAGTTACTTCATGAAGAAGATACCGAAGCACTTGGAGCAGCAACATATTATGTGACGTCTGAAAGAAGGTGGGGTGTCAGCAATGTTGGTCAAAGGGACAACCCAAGATATATGGTTTCCTCTTCAAGCCAGTTCACAAACACTTTAGATTCAGAACTTTTCCAGACAGCACGACTCTCTGCTGGATCCTTAAGATATTATGGTTTAGGGCTGGAAAATGGTAACTACACAGTGACTATCCAGTTTGCAGAACTAGAGATAGAAGATGGGCACACTTGGAAAAGTACCGGAAGGCGTGTCTTTGACATTTATTTGCAGGGAAACCTAGTTTTTCAAGATTTTGATATAAGAAAGGCAGCTGGGGGAGCAGCATTTAGACCTGTTTCAAGGCAAGCAACGGTTCAGGTTACAGATAACTACCTTGAGATACATTTATTATGGTCTGGAAAAGGGACTTGCTGTGTACCTCTTCAAGGGACTTTCGGACCTCTTATCTCAGCAATCAGTGCCACCCCAA ATTTCCGCCCGAGTGTGAGCAACACTCCACCTTCCACAAAGAAAAATAGGAAGAGTAGGACCGGTTTAATTATTGGGATTGTGGTTCCTCTTGCAGTTGTTATCTTTCTGTCATTATTAGCCCTATATATTTTTCGTCAGCGGAGGAAAAAGCTGGACGCATATTACAATTTTGAAG AGTTTTTGGGAATTGACGCCAAACCAGATACCTTTGGTTATGGAGAACTGAGAGATGCAACGGATGATTTTAGTCCTGAAAATAAGCTTGGTGAGGGAGGTTTTGGACCCGTTTACAAG GGAACACTGAATGATGGAAGAGTAATAGCTGTTAAACAACTATCTGTAGCCTCTCACCAGGGCAAGGGTCAGTTTGTTGCTGAAATTTCAACAATATCCGCTGTCCAACACCGCAACCTTGTTAAGTTATATGGATGCTGCATTGAAGGAGACAAACGGCTTCTTGTTTACGAGTTTCTTGAGAACAAGAGTCTTGATCAAGCATTATTCG GAGACAACAGGTTATCTCTTAGTTGGGCCACGCGGTTTGAAATATGTCTTGGGATAGCACGCGGTCTTGCATATCTTCATGAGGAATCTCGAATGCGGGTCGTACACCGAGATATTAAAGCTAGCAATATTTTACTTGATTCTGAACTCAACCCTAAGATCTCAGATTTTGGTTTGGCCAAACTTTATGATGACAAGAAAACACACATGAGTACTCGTGTTGCAGGCACAAT aGGGTATTTGGCACCAGAGTATGCAATGCGTGGACACCTTACAGAAAAAGCTGATGTGTTTGGGTTTGGAGTTTTAGCTCTAGAGATTATTAGTGGGAGGCCTAATTCTGATTCCACTTTAGAAGATGAGAAAATATATCTTCTTGAGTGG GCATGGAACCTACATGAAACTAATAGTGAAGTTGAATTGGTTGATGAAGAGTTGGCTGAATTTGATGAGAATGAAGTAAAAAGAGTGACGAGGATCGCCCTTTTATGCACCCAAACCTCACCAATGCAAAGACCATCAATGTCACGAGTGGTGGTAATGCTTTCTGGAGATATAGAAGCAAGTGGTGTTATTACTCGGCCCGGATATTTGAATGGTTTTAATTTTAAAGATACTACAACCTTCAAAAGTGCTGCTTCAACTTTAGGTACAGATTCTACGCCAAGTACACGTCAGTCCACTGTTTCATCAAGTTCACCTGAAAATCCTTCCAAACCGATGCTTCATAATATCATCGGAGAAggtagatga
- the LOC110890126 gene encoding probable LRR receptor-like serine/threonine-protein kinase At1g56130 isoform X1: MEATAAGGGVCRITLRIFMVASWLSLIITVTVAQAQNTTLTDPAEARVIHEMFSQWRIEESKVANMRWNLSGEPCSGAAVDSTTFDNDSYNPGIKCDCNFPNSICHIIQLRVYSMDAVGPIPEGLWTLVYLTNLDLRQNHLTGPLSPSVRNLTRMQWLTMGINALSRELPPELGQLSDLRLLGIGTNNFNGSLPSELGNLRRLQQLYIDSSGVGGEIPPSFASLQNLVTVWASDNAFTGRIPDFIGNWTQLESLRFEGNSFEGSIPPSFSRLTSLQDLRISGLSNGTMDFIRDLKSLGVLVLRNNRLSGSIPTDIGEHHNLTRLDLSFNNLNGQIPRGLFNLSQLSFLFLGNNSLNGALPDVKSASLRNIDVSYNELSGTLPSWVNETNLQLNLVVNNFTLGDLGNSGLPSGLECLQRNFPCARGSPRYSDFGINCGGPPITSSNQLLHEEDTEALGAATYYVTSERRWGVSNVGQRDNPRYMVSSSSQFTNTLDSELFQTARLSAGSLRYYGLGLENGNYTVTIQFAELEIEDGHTWKSTGRRVFDIYLQGNLVFQDFDIRKAAGGAAFRPVSRQATVQVTDNYLEIHLLWSGKGTCCVPLQGTFGPLISAISATPNFRPSVSNTPPSTKKNRKSRTGLIIGIVVPLAVVIFLSLLALYIFRQRRKKLDAYYNFEEFLGIDAKPDTFGYGELRDATDDFSPENKLGEGGFGPVYKGTLNDGRVIAVKQLSVASHQGKGQFVAEISTISAVQHRNLVKLYGCCIEGDKRLLVYEFLENKSLDQALFGDNRLSLSWATRFEICLGIARGLAYLHEESRMRVVHRDIKASNILLDSELNPKISDFGLAKLYDDKKTHMSTRVAGTIGYLAPEYAMRGHLTEKADVFGFGVLALEIISGRPNSDSTLEDEKIYLLEWAWNLHETNSEVELVDEELAEFDENEVKRVTRIALLCTQTSPMQRPSMSRVVVMLSGDIEASGVITRPGYLNGFNFKDTTTFKSAASTLGTDSTPSTRQSTVSSSSPENPSKPMLHNIIGEGR; the protein is encoded by the exons ATGGAAGCAACCGCAGCGGGTGGCGGTGTCTGCAGAATCACGTTGAGGATTTTTATGGTGGCATCATGGTTGTCGTTGATCATTACGGTCACTGTAGCGCAAGCTCAAAACACTACCCTCACCGATCCAGCTGAAG CACGAGTTATACATGAAATGTTCAGCCAATGGAGGATAGAAGAAAGTAAAGTAGCAAACATGAGATGGAACCTAAGCGGAGAACCGTGCAGCGGTGCTGCGGTGGACTCTACCACCTTCGATAACGACTCTTACAATCCTGGCATCAAATGTGATTGTAATTTCCCCAATTCTATTTGCCACATCATTCAACT AAGAGTTTATTCAATGGACGCGGTGGGCCCAATCCCAGAAGGACTCTGGACTTTGGTTTACCTTACCAATCT AGATTTGCGCCAGAACCACTTGACTGGTCCCTTGTCACCTTCAGTTCGCAATTTAACTCGGATGCAGTGGCT GACTATGGGCATCAATGCTTTATCTAGGGAGCTTCCACCAGAGCTAGGACAGCTTTCAGACCTCAGATTGCT GGGAATTGGCACTAACAATTTCAATGGTTCCCTGCCATCTGAACTTGGAAATTTGCGAAGATTACAACAGCT TTACATTGATAGTTCTGGAGTGGGCGGTGAAATACCTCCTTCATTTGCTAGTCTACAGAACCTGGTTACAGT ATGGGCTTCTGATAATGCATTCACTGGGAGAATACCTGACTTTATAGGGAATTGGACACAGTTAGAGTCATT GAGGTTTGAGGGCAACTCTTTTGAAGGTTCAATACCACCTTCATTTTCTAGACTTACCTCTTTGCAGGACTT GAGGATAAGTGGTTTATCTAATGGAACTATGGACTTTATAAGGGATTTGAAGTCCCTTGGTGTTCT GGTTTTGAGGAATAACAGACTTTCTGGCTCTATTCCGACTGACATTGGAGAACATCATAATCTGACACGACT GGATTTGAGTTTCAACAATTTGAATGGACAGATTCCAAGAGGGTTGTTCAACTTGAGTCAACTCTCTTTCTT GTTTCTTGGAAACAATAGCTTAAATGGTGCCCTTCCCGATGTAAAGAGCGCAAGTCTCAGAAATAT TGATGTGTCATACAATGAACTATCTGGAACACTTCCTTCTTGGGTCAATGAGACAAACCTACAACT TAACTTAGTTGTGAACAATTTCACTTTAGGAGATTTAGGAAACAGTGGTTTACCTTCAGGCTTAGAGTGTCTCCAAAGGAATTTCCCTTGTGCTCGTGGGTCCCCAAGAT ATAGTGACTTTGGAATAAATTGTGGTGGTCCTCCAATCACATCATCTAACCAGTTACTTCATGAAGAAGATACCGAAGCACTTGGAGCAGCAACATATTATGTGACGTCTGAAAGAAGGTGGGGTGTCAGCAATGTTGGTCAAAGGGACAACCCAAGATATATGGTTTCCTCTTCAAGCCAGTTCACAAACACTTTAGATTCAGAACTTTTCCAGACAGCACGACTCTCTGCTGGATCCTTAAGATATTATGGTTTAGGGCTGGAAAATGGTAACTACACAGTGACTATCCAGTTTGCAGAACTAGAGATAGAAGATGGGCACACTTGGAAAAGTACCGGAAGGCGTGTCTTTGACATTTATTTGCAGGGAAACCTAGTTTTTCAAGATTTTGATATAAGAAAGGCAGCTGGGGGAGCAGCATTTAGACCTGTTTCAAGGCAAGCAACGGTTCAGGTTACAGATAACTACCTTGAGATACATTTATTATGGTCTGGAAAAGGGACTTGCTGTGTACCTCTTCAAGGGACTTTCGGACCTCTTATCTCAGCAATCAGTGCCACCCCAA ATTTCCGCCCGAGTGTGAGCAACACTCCACCTTCCACAAAGAAAAATAGGAAGAGTAGGACCGGTTTAATTATTGGGATTGTGGTTCCTCTTGCAGTTGTTATCTTTCTGTCATTATTAGCCCTATATATTTTTCGTCAGCGGAGGAAAAAGCTGGACGCATATTACAATTTTGAAG AGTTTTTGGGAATTGACGCCAAACCAGATACCTTTGGTTATGGAGAACTGAGAGATGCAACGGATGATTTTAGTCCTGAAAATAAGCTTGGTGAGGGAGGTTTTGGACCCGTTTACAAG GGAACACTGAATGATGGAAGAGTAATAGCTGTTAAACAACTATCTGTAGCCTCTCACCAGGGCAAGGGTCAGTTTGTTGCTGAAATTTCAACAATATCCGCTGTCCAACACCGCAACCTTGTTAAGTTATATGGATGCTGCATTGAAGGAGACAAACGGCTTCTTGTTTACGAGTTTCTTGAGAACAAGAGTCTTGATCAAGCATTATTCG GAGACAACAGGTTATCTCTTAGTTGGGCCACGCGGTTTGAAATATGTCTTGGGATAGCACGCGGTCTTGCATATCTTCATGAGGAATCTCGAATGCGGGTCGTACACCGAGATATTAAAGCTAGCAATATTTTACTTGATTCTGAACTCAACCCTAAGATCTCAGATTTTGGTTTGGCCAAACTTTATGATGACAAGAAAACACACATGAGTACTCGTGTTGCAGGCACAAT aGGGTATTTGGCACCAGAGTATGCAATGCGTGGACACCTTACAGAAAAAGCTGATGTGTTTGGGTTTGGAGTTTTAGCTCTAGAGATTATTAGTGGGAGGCCTAATTCTGATTCCACTTTAGAAGATGAGAAAATATATCTTCTTGAGTGG GCATGGAACCTACATGAAACTAATAGTGAAGTTGAATTGGTTGATGAAGAGTTGGCTGAATTTGATGAGAATGAAGTAAAAAGAGTGACGAGGATCGCCCTTTTATGCACCCAAACCTCACCAATGCAAAGACCATCAATGTCACGAGTGGTGGTAATGCTTTCTGGAGATATAGAAGCAAGTGGTGTTATTACTCGGCCCGGATATTTGAATGGTTTTAATTTTAAAGATACTACAACCTTCAAAAGTGCTGCTTCAACTTTAGGTACAGATTCTACGCCAAGTACACGTCAGTCCACTGTTTCATCAAGTTCACCTGAAAATCCTTCCAAACCGATGCTTCATAATATCATCGGAGAAggtagatga